The following nucleotide sequence is from Spirochaetaceae bacterium.
TCCACGACCACGTCGAAACATCGACTCATGCGGGCATCGTATCGCAACCGCGGTGCGGTGAGCCACCACTCGAAAGGCAAGCACGGACTAGCGGCGGTAGGGGTCGGCGGCGTCGCGCAGGCCGTCGCCGACGAAGTTGAAGCACAGCACCACGATCACCACGAACAGGCCGGGGATCAGCAGCCAGGGGTGCAGCGAGATCGTGCGCACGTTCTGCGCCTGTTGCAGCATTACCCCCCAGCTCACCACCGGCGGGCGCAGGCCGATGCCGATGAAGCTCAAGGCGGTCTCGCCCAGGATCATGTACGGAATGGCCAGCGTCAGGTGGACGATCAGGTAGCTCAGGAAGCCGGGCAGCAGGTGGCGCAGGATGATGGTCATCGGGGTGGAGCCGCCGATTGCGGCCGCGGTAACGTAGTCCTCGGTACGCAACTGCAGTAGTTTGCCGCGCACCACCCGCGCCAGGCCGGTCCAGCCGATCACGCTCAGGATCACCGTAATCATGAAATAGACGCGCAGCGCCGGCCACTCGATCGGCACCGCGGCCGCCAGCGCCATCCACAGCGGAATGGTGGGCAGGGCCTGCAGGAACTCGATGATGCGCTGCACCAGCATGTCGACCGCGCCGCCGAAGAAGCCGGAGATGCCGCCGAGCAGGCAGCCGAGCAGGAAGCTGAGCGCCACCCCCACCAGGCCGATGGAAAGCGATACGCGCGCCCCGTGCAGCACCCGCGTCAGCATGTCGCGGCCCAGGCTGTCGGTCCCGAACGGAAACAGCACCGCCCCCTCGTCGACGCCCAGCAGGTGCAGGCGGGTCGTGATCAGCCCGAACAGCCGGTACTCGTAGCCGGTCACGAGGAACCTGACCGGGTACGTCCGGCCGCGGTCGATGGTGAACACCTTGGCGCGCGTTACCGGGTCGCGGGTGACCTGCAGCCCGTACACGAACGGGGCCCGCAGGCCGTCCTCGTGCACCAGGCGCACCCGGGTGGGCGGCGCGTACAGGTGTTCCGGGTAGCGCCGGTCGCGCCCCGACACGGCGAGAAAGTCGGCGAACACGGCCATCAGGTAGACCACCGTCAGCACCACGCCGCCGATCAGCGCCAGCCGGTGGCGCAGGAACTTGCGCCGCATCAGGGTCCAGCTCGAGGCGACGAAGTAGCGCTCGTCGAGCTGCTGCGCGCCGGCGGCTGTTTCCTCTCCGAGGGTACTGTCGTGCGGGGTACTCACGGGCGCCTCACGCCTGCGCCCGCACCCCGAACCGGATGCGCGGATCGACCGTCGCCAGCAGCAGGTCGGAGATCAGGTTGCCGACCAGGATCAGGGCGCCGAGCAGCATCACGATGGCGCCGGCCAGATACATGTCCTGCGCCTGCAGCGCCACCAGCAGCAGCGGCCCGATGGTGGGCAGGCTCAGCACGATCGCGACCAGCGTCTCGCCGGAGATGATCGCCGGCAGCAGGTAGCCGACGGTGCTGATGATCGGGTTGAGCGCCACGCGCACCGGGTACTTGAACAGGATGGCGCCCTCGGCCATGCCCTTGGAGCGGGCGGTGATCACGTACTGCTTGCTCAGTTCGTCGAGCAGCGAGGCGCGCAGGATGCGGATGATCTCGGCGGTGCCGGCGGTGCCGATCACGGTAAGCGGGATCGGCAGGTGCTTGAGCAGGTCGATCACCTTGCCGAAGCTCCACGCCGCTGACATGTACTCGCGCGAGAACAGCCCGCCGGGGCTCCACCCGAAGTAGGTGAACGCCAGGTACATCAGGATCAGGGCGAGCAGGAAGTTGGGCGTGGCCAGGCCCAGGAACCCGAACACGGTGGCCACATAGTCGCCGAACGAGTGTGGATGGGTGGCGGAGTAGATGCCGATCGGCACCGCGATCAGGTACACCAGGATCAACGTCGAGATCGACAGGGTCACCGACAGGGCGAGCCGCTCGCCGATCACCTTGACCACGTCTCGGTTCTGGGAGAACGAATCGCCCATGTCGCCCTGCAGGAAGTTCCGTGCCCACTTGAAGTACTGCACGTGCAGCGGCTGGTCGAGCCCGTATTGCTCGCGCAGTCCCTCCAGCAACGATTCCGTGACCGGTATGCGGCGCGCTTCCAGGGTCGCGATGTAGGTGGTCAGGTAGTCGCCCGGCGGCAACTGGATGATCACGAACACGACGAACGAGAGCAGAATGAGCAGCGCGATCATGTAGGCGACGCGCCGCAGCAGGTAGCGAGCCATCAGCTATGAGCTCTCGATGTGGGCGTGGCGGTGGGCTTTCGGCATGGCGGGGCGGCGGCGCGGCCCCGAGAGTCCAGGTTGTCCGCCGCCGCCCGCCACAGGTCGTTTACTTGAAGTAGAGCTGCTCCGCCTCGATGTTCAGGTCGCCCCACCAGGCGGCGCTGCCGAAGTAGCCCTTGGGCACGTTGACCAGGTTGGACTTGGCGATTACCAAGTGCGGCTGCCCGCCGACGATGCCCTGCATCAGCAGGTTGTCGAAGTGGTAGCCATAGATCTTGCGCGTCACCTCGAGGTACTCGGGCGAGCCGAGCACCGTCTGCTGCAGCTCCTCGCCCCACTGGAAGAGCTGCTTGAACTCGTCGGGCGGTTCCTCGCCCGGCAGCACGCCGCCCTCGTAGTCGCTGAGGCTGCGCGTGCCTTCCTCCACCTGGATCCAGGCCATCAGCCAGTCGCCCCACAACGGCGCCCAGTGCAGGTCGTGGGAGCCATGCACCCACGCCTCGCGGTCGATCATGTACTGGCGCGCCTCGGAGGGAAAGCCCCAGGTGCCGACGTTGACCTCCAGCAGGTTGCCGTCCCGGCGCTGACCGTGC
It contains:
- a CDS encoding ABC transporter permease, translating into MSTPHDSTLGEETAAGAQQLDERYFVASSWTLMRRKFLRHRLALIGGVVLTVVYLMAVFADFLAVSGRDRRYPEHLYAPPTRVRLVHEDGLRAPFVYGLQVTRDPVTRAKVFTIDRGRTYPVRFLVTGYEYRLFGLITTRLHLLGVDEGAVLFPFGTDSLGRDMLTRVLHGARVSLSIGLVGVALSFLLGCLLGGISGFFGGAVDMLVQRIIEFLQALPTIPLWMALAAAVPIEWPALRVYFMITVILSVIGWTGLARVVRGKLLQLRTEDYVTAAAIGGSTPMTIILRHLLPGFLSYLIVHLTLAIPYMILGETALSFIGIGLRPPVVSWGVMLQQAQNVRTISLHPWLLIPGLFVVIVVLCFNFVGDGLRDAADPYRR
- a CDS encoding ABC transporter permease: MARYLLRRVAYMIALLILLSFVVFVIIQLPPGDYLTTYIATLEARRIPVTESLLEGLREQYGLDQPLHVQYFKWARNFLQGDMGDSFSQNRDVVKVIGERLALSVTLSISTLILVYLIAVPIGIYSATHPHSFGDYVATVFGFLGLATPNFLLALILMYLAFTYFGWSPGGLFSREYMSAAWSFGKVIDLLKHLPIPLTVIGTAGTAEIIRILRASLLDELSKQYVITARSKGMAEGAILFKYPVRVALNPIISTVGYLLPAIISGETLVAIVLSLPTIGPLLLVALQAQDMYLAGAIVMLLGALILVGNLISDLLLATVDPRIRFGVRAQA